From one Flavobacterium sp. N502536 genomic stretch:
- a CDS encoding thioredoxin domain-containing protein, producing MKFPKILFLIISVVLLSCNERKSGIMEEITPKDFAEKIKTTENPQILDVRTPEEFESDHIDRAVNVNWNDDNFTDKVATYDKSKPVFVYCLSGGRSKKAAAKLNEMGFTSIYELEGGIMKWNADGFSKPSAAQPGMTMSDFDQLLKTDKKVLVDFYAEWCGPCKQMEPYLLKMQKEMADKVIIVRIDVDKNKNLTAQMKIEQLPTMVLYENKAVKWKNIGFIKEEDLKKQLQ from the coding sequence ATGAAATTCCCCAAAATTCTATTCCTTATCATTTCAGTTGTATTACTTTCCTGCAACGAAAGAAAATCAGGTATTATGGAGGAGATAACTCCGAAAGATTTTGCAGAAAAAATTAAAACAACCGAAAACCCTCAAATACTGGACGTCCGAACTCCCGAAGAATTTGAATCGGATCATATTGATCGTGCTGTAAATGTAAATTGGAACGATGATAATTTTACAGACAAAGTTGCAACTTACGACAAATCGAAACCTGTTTTTGTTTATTGTTTAAGCGGCGGAAGAAGTAAAAAAGCAGCCGCAAAACTAAATGAGATGGGCTTTACCAGCATTTATGAGTTAGAAGGCGGTATCATGAAATGGAATGCGGATGGTTTTTCTAAACCTTCAGCAGCACAGCCTGGAATGACGATGAGTGATTTTGACCAACTGTTAAAGACCGACAAAAAAGTACTGGTTGACTTTTATGCCGAATGGTGTGGTCCCTGCAAACAAATGGAACCGTATCTTTTGAAAATGCAAAAAGAAATGGCCGACAAGGTAATTATTGTTCGCATTGACGTAGACAAAAACAAAAATTTGACCGCTCAAATGAAAATTGAACAGCTTCCTACCATGGTTTTATACGAAAACAAAGCCGTAAAATGGAAAAATATTGGTTTTATCAAAGAAGAAGACTTAAAAAAACAACTGCAATAA
- a CDS encoding DUF2461 domain-containing protein: MLTKESLQFLEDLRKNNNRDWFLDNKKRYEIFKKNYHQLVSDLLDVMKPMDPSLELLEVKNCTFRINRDIRFSKDKSPYKSHLGIWMSTGIKGLNRAGYYVHIEQGASFIAGGYYSPEAEDLKKVRKEIAFFHDDLEAILNDKNFKKEFGSLDVNENNSLKNPPRGYEKDHPAIEFLKLKSFTATQKYDINEVTQKDFVSKMSKKLIALKPLNEFINRALDTEEF; the protein is encoded by the coding sequence ATGCTAACAAAAGAATCATTGCAATTTTTAGAAGACTTAAGAAAAAACAACAATCGGGATTGGTTTTTGGACAACAAAAAGCGATACGAGATTTTCAAGAAAAACTACCATCAACTGGTTAGTGATTTACTGGATGTGATGAAACCTATGGATCCTTCGCTGGAACTACTGGAGGTTAAAAACTGCACGTTCAGAATCAATCGCGACATTCGATTTTCCAAAGACAAATCACCCTATAAATCCCATTTAGGAATCTGGATGTCGACCGGAATCAAAGGACTGAATCGTGCCGGATATTATGTACATATCGAACAAGGAGCCAGCTTTATTGCCGGAGGTTATTATTCGCCTGAAGCCGAAGATCTAAAGAAAGTTCGCAAAGAAATTGCTTTTTTCCATGATGATCTTGAAGCCATTCTTAACGACAAAAACTTTAAAAAAGAATTTGGCAGCCTGGATGTAAACGAAAACAACTCGCTTAAAAATCCGCCGAGAGGCTACGAAAAAGACCATCCTGCGATTGAGTTTTTAAAATTGAAAAGTTTTACGGCTACTCAAAAATACGATATCAACGAGGTGACTCAAAAAGATTTCGTTTCGAAAATGAGTAAAAAACTCATCGCTTTAAAACCTTTAAACGAATTCATCAACCGTGCTTTAGACACGGAGGAATTTTAG